CCGGCCGCATGTTCACCGGCGACCGCTCCGGGGACGTGCTCTACCGGGCCCTGTACGACGTGGGGCTGGCCTCGCAGCCCACCGCCGTCAGCGCCGACGACGGCCTGGAGCTGTACGGCGTCCGGGTCACCGCGCCCGTGCACTGCGCGCCGCCCGCCAACAAGCCGACCCCCGGCGAGCGCGACACCTGCCGTCCCTGGCTGGTCCGGGAGCTGGAGCTGCTGCGCCCCACGCTCAGGGCGGCCGTCGTGCTCGGTGCCTTCGGCTGGCAGGCCGCGCTGCCCGCGTTCGCGCAGGCGGGCCGGTCCGTGCCCCGCCCCCGTCCCGTCTTCGCCCACGGCGCCCGGGTCGCCCTCGACGGCCTGGACCTGTTCGGCTGCTACCACGTCAGCCAGCGCAACACCTTCACCGGCCGGCTCACCCCCGGGATGCTGCGGGAGGTGCTGCGCACGGCGGCGGACGCGGCGGGGCTGCTGTAGCGGGGCCGGCGCCTGCCGCCGAGGCCGTGGGCAGCGCGTCCGGTCCGGGCCCGCCCCACCGGCGCCGCGGGGACGGCCTGGAAAGCGCGGGACGGCTGGCGACTGCGCCAGCGTGCCCGGCACCGGTACCGGCACCGGCGGCCTCACGACGAGCCGGGCGGGCACCCCAGGCGGGCCGCTGCCGAGGGGCCGGACGCGGGCCGTCCGGCGCAGTGGCCCGGGCCGTGGTGCCCCGCGCAGCCGGCCGGACGACGAGGCCCAGGTGTATCGCCCCGTGAGGTGGGGGACGCGGCTGGCGGGTGGTCGGCCTTTCAGTGCGGTGTGTCCGCGGTGGTGAGTGTAGGTGTGCAGCCGGTCGGGGAATGCCGCACGTCGTTCGGCTTCTGAGCGGTGGGGGCGGGCGTGGGCCCATTCGTGGAGCAGGGTGCGGTTGAAGCGCTCGACCTTGCCGTTGGTCCGCGGCCGGTGGGGCCGGGTGCGCTTGTGGGTGATCTGGGCCTCTGCCGGCAGAT
This is a stretch of genomic DNA from Streptomyces sp. TG1A-8. It encodes these proteins:
- a CDS encoding uracil-DNA glycosylase; amino-acid sequence: MEDSSALARLDRRVADCRACPRLVDWREEVARTRRAAFADWTYWGRPVPGFGPADARLLVIGLAPAAHGGNRTGRMFTGDRSGDVLYRALYDVGLASQPTAVSADDGLELYGVRVTAPVHCAPPANKPTPGERDTCRPWLVRELELLRPTLRAAVVLGAFGWQAALPAFAQAGRSVPRPRPVFAHGARVALDGLDLFGCYHVSQRNTFTGRLTPGMLREVLRTAADAAGLL